A window of the Trueperaceae bacterium genome harbors these coding sequences:
- a CDS encoding V-type ATP synthase subunit A gives MAIEGKIQRIAGPAVIAEGMMGARMYDIVRVGDENLIGEIIRLDGNTAFVQVYEDTAGLTVGEQVVSTGLPLAVEMGPGMLNGIFDGIQRPLDKIREASGTYIDRGITVNSLSRDAKWQFTPSVKPGDRLEPGHVIGTVPEFQFVHKILVPPTVSGVVKSVVGAGEYTIDTAVATLEDGTELKMYHPWPVRQPRPVAKKLDPVTPFLTGMRILDVLFPLTMGGTAAIPGPFGSGKTVTQQSIAKFGNADIVVYVGCGERGNEMTDVLVEFPELEDPKSGDPLMHRTVLIANTSNMPVAAREASIYTGITLAEYFRDQGYSVSIMADSTSRWAEALREISSRLEEMPAEEGYPPYLASRLAAFYERGGRVTTLAGDEAAVSIIGAVSPAGGDFSEPVTQATLRITGCFWALDASLARRRHFPAINWNRSYSLFTPIIEDWYRANVAEDYPELRDRAVTLLQQESDLQEVVQLVGPDALQDQERLVIEAGRILRQDFLQQNGFDPVDASCSMGKAYGMLHMMLRFYDQAKAALDAGATVDDILKAPVIEKIQRSRYVAEDEFDAYQRGVMAELDEGFAVAA, from the coding sequence ATGGCCATCGAAGGCAAGATCCAACGCATCGCCGGCCCGGCCGTCATCGCCGAGGGCATGATGGGCGCGCGCATGTACGACATCGTGCGCGTGGGCGACGAGAACCTGATCGGCGAGATCATCCGCCTGGACGGCAACACGGCCTTCGTCCAGGTCTACGAGGACACGGCCGGCCTCACCGTCGGCGAGCAGGTCGTATCGACCGGTCTACCTCTGGCGGTCGAGATGGGCCCGGGGATGCTCAACGGCATCTTCGACGGCATCCAGCGACCCCTCGACAAGATCCGCGAGGCGTCCGGCACCTACATCGACCGCGGCATCACGGTCAACTCGCTCTCGCGCGACGCGAAGTGGCAGTTCACGCCCTCCGTCAAGCCGGGCGACAGGCTCGAGCCGGGCCACGTCATAGGGACCGTGCCGGAGTTCCAGTTCGTCCACAAGATCCTCGTGCCGCCGACCGTGTCGGGTGTGGTCAAGAGCGTCGTCGGCGCCGGCGAGTACACCATCGACACGGCCGTGGCCACCTTGGAAGACGGCACCGAGCTGAAGATGTACCACCCCTGGCCCGTGCGTCAACCGCGGCCCGTGGCGAAGAAGCTCGACCCCGTCACGCCGTTCCTCACCGGCATGCGCATCCTCGACGTGCTCTTCCCCCTCACCATGGGCGGCACCGCGGCCATCCCCGGACCGTTCGGCTCGGGCAAGACCGTCACGCAGCAGTCGATCGCCAAGTTCGGCAACGCCGACATCGTGGTGTACGTGGGCTGCGGCGAGCGCGGCAACGAGATGACCGACGTGCTGGTCGAGTTCCCGGAACTCGAGGACCCCAAGAGCGGCGACCCGCTCATGCACCGCACGGTGCTCATCGCCAACACCTCCAACATGCCGGTGGCCGCGCGCGAGGCGTCCATCTACACGGGCATCACCCTCGCCGAGTACTTCCGCGACCAGGGCTACTCCGTGTCGATCATGGCCGACTCCACCAGCCGTTGGGCCGAGGCGCTGCGCGAGATCTCCTCGCGCCTCGAGGAGATGCCCGCCGAGGAGGGCTACCCGCCCTACCTCGCGTCGCGCCTCGCGGCGTTCTACGAGCGCGGCGGCCGCGTGACCACGCTGGCCGGCGACGAGGCCGCCGTCTCCATCATCGGCGCCGTCAGCCCGGCCGGCGGCGACTTCTCCGAGCCCGTCACCCAGGCGACGCTGCGCATCACGGGTTGCTTCTGGGCGCTCGACGCCTCGCTGGCGCGCCGCCGTCACTTCCCCGCCATCAACTGGAACCGCTCCTACTCGCTGTTCACCCCGATCATCGAGGACTGGTACCGCGCCAACGTCGCGGAGGACTACCCGGAGCTGCGCGACCGCGCCGTCACGCTCCTGCAGCAGGAGAGCGACCTCCAGGAGGTGGTGCAGCTCGTCGGCCCCGACGCCCTGCAGGACCAGGAGCGCCTCGTCATCGAGGCCGGCCGCATCCTGCGGCAGGACTTCCTGCAGCAGAACGGCTTCGACCCCGTCGACGCCTCCTGCTCGATGGGCAAAGCCTACGGCATGCTCCACATGATGCTGCGGTTCTACGACCAGGCCAAGGCGGCACTCGACGCCGGCGCCACGGTCGACGACATCCTCAAGGCGCCGGTGATCGAGAAGATCCAGCGGTCCCGCTACGTCGCCGAGGACGAGTTCGACGCCTACCAGCGCGGCGTCATGGCCGAGCTCGACGAGGGCTTCGCGGTAGCGGCCTGA
- a CDS encoding V-type ATP synthase subunit F, producing the protein MPSLLVLTDAETAIGYRLAGVEVRVSVPGEAVHALEEIIHEDAYGLVVVDEGLIRDPVKAAERAMRGRDLPVLLSVPSLGAAFGSGDDAVTYMKELVRSAIGFDIKLE; encoded by the coding sequence ATGCCTAGCCTCTTGGTCCTCACCGACGCCGAGACGGCAATCGGTTACCGCCTGGCCGGCGTGGAGGTGCGCGTCAGCGTGCCGGGCGAGGCCGTGCACGCCCTGGAAGAGATCATCCACGAGGACGCCTACGGCCTCGTGGTGGTCGACGAGGGCCTTATCCGCGACCCCGTCAAGGCTGCCGAGCGGGCCATGCGCGGGCGCGACCTGCCCGTGCTGTTGAGCGTCCCCAGCCTCGGCGCCGCCTTCGGGAGTGGCGACGACGCCGTCACCTACATGAAGGAGTTGGTGCGAAGCGCCATCGGCTTCGACATCAAGCTCGAGTAG
- a CDS encoding V-type ATPase subunit — protein sequence MSSDYGYINARVRGMKAKLLGPGYYQAALDASDFRAFTAGLSQTPYMRELEEAQARGDGLAAVDRAVARNVYRTSHGLLSTTDGQPRQLIGLLLMRFDLANVKAIARGKHAGKGVDDIQGSLFPAGELKPALLEQAAVASDMAAAAQVLALARTEITAAFVRAARRYQADQDLFALELALDMAYYAAMAQRARDANAPTGLLRYLAREVDATNLRTALKVRGTGVVAADLFVPGGHELRQTAFQALVDDADGALAALAGGTFAAAAAAAAAGDLGAAEAEIRKVLDADARRLALDPLNIGVVVDFLRRKEAEAAQLRLLARGKFYGVPREALERELAHA from the coding sequence ATGTCGAGCGATTACGGTTACATCAACGCGCGCGTGCGCGGGATGAAGGCCAAGCTACTCGGCCCCGGTTACTACCAGGCGGCGCTCGACGCCAGCGACTTCCGCGCCTTCACCGCCGGCCTGTCCCAGACCCCGTACATGCGGGAGCTGGAGGAGGCGCAGGCGCGCGGCGACGGGCTCGCGGCGGTGGACAGGGCGGTGGCCCGCAACGTCTACCGCACCTCCCATGGCCTCCTCTCCACGACGGACGGGCAGCCGCGCCAGCTCATCGGGCTGCTCCTCATGCGCTTCGACCTCGCCAACGTCAAGGCGATCGCCCGCGGCAAGCACGCGGGCAAGGGTGTTGATGACATCCAGGGCTCGCTGTTCCCGGCAGGCGAACTCAAGCCGGCCCTCCTGGAGCAAGCCGCCGTCGCGAGCGACATGGCGGCCGCGGCGCAGGTGCTGGCGCTGGCGCGCACCGAGATCACGGCCGCCTTCGTGAGGGCGGCGCGGCGCTACCAGGCCGACCAGGACCTCTTCGCCCTCGAGTTGGCGCTCGACATGGCCTACTACGCCGCCATGGCCCAGCGCGCGCGCGACGCGAACGCGCCCACCGGGCTCCTGCGCTACCTGGCGCGGGAGGTAGACGCCACCAACCTACGCACGGCCCTCAAGGTGCGAGGCACCGGCGTGGTCGCGGCCGACCTGTTCGTCCCCGGCGGGCACGAGCTCAGGCAGACGGCCTTCCAGGCGCTCGTCGACGACGCCGACGGGGCCTTGGCGGCCCTGGCCGGCGGCACGTTCGCCGCGGCGGCCGCCGCGGCCGCGGCCGGCGACCTCGGCGCGGCCGAGGCCGAGATCCGCAAGGTGCTCGACGCCGACGCGCGCCGGCTCGCGCTCGACCCACTGAACATCGGGGTGGTCGTCGACTTCCTACGGCGCAAGGAGGCGGAGGCGGCGCAGCTGCGCCTCCTCGCGCGTGGCAAGTTCTACGGCGTGCCACGCGAGGCGCTGGAACGGGAGCTGGCTCATGCCTAG
- a CDS encoding V-type ATP synthase subunit E, whose translation MADLSALLEKEASTEIEAILSEARQRASEIAVGASSEAQALEATRARAVKSQSEALLVRAKSAAQLEASSLRLTAQHDAVQGVFAAVSAQVDELLADPARYPAVFAKLLAEAVAGAGGQALQALVVGRGDEALAEKAVADAGLGLPVETADDVRGGVRLRTVNHSVIENTLHGRLEALRGELASEVSAALFGAKAG comes from the coding sequence GTGGCTGATCTTTCGGCTCTGCTCGAGAAAGAGGCGAGCACCGAGATCGAGGCCATCCTCTCCGAGGCGCGCCAGCGCGCCTCGGAGATCGCTGTCGGCGCGAGTTCGGAGGCGCAGGCGCTCGAGGCAACGCGCGCCCGCGCCGTGAAGTCGCAGAGCGAGGCCCTCCTGGTGCGCGCCAAGTCGGCGGCGCAGCTCGAAGCGTCGTCGCTGCGCCTCACTGCCCAGCACGACGCCGTGCAGGGCGTGTTCGCCGCCGTGAGCGCCCAGGTCGACGAGCTGCTCGCAGACCCGGCTCGTTACCCCGCCGTGTTCGCCAAGCTGCTGGCCGAGGCGGTCGCGGGTGCCGGCGGTCAAGCGCTGCAGGCCCTCGTCGTCGGCCGGGGTGACGAGGCCCTGGCGGAGAAGGCCGTCGCCGACGCCGGCCTCGGACTGCCGGTCGAGACCGCGGACGACGTCCGGGGCGGCGTCAGGCTCCGCACCGTCAACCATAGCGTCATCGAGAACACGCTCCACGGTCGGCTCGAGGCGCTGCGCGGCGAGTTGGCCTCGGAGGTCTCGGCGGCGCTCTTCGGCGCCAAGGCGGGTTGA
- a CDS encoding V-type ATP synthase subunit K encodes MNKVVRVLSAVSVFALVGAVAFAQSAGGPGIGAGLIALGAGLAIGLAAIAVAIAQAAIGSAGAGLLAERPEAFGQILIYLVIPETLIIFGFVIAFFLNNQIGG; translated from the coding sequence ATGAATAAGGTAGTCCGCGTTCTCTCGGCCGTCTCCGTCTTCGCCCTCGTCGGTGCCGTCGCCTTCGCCCAGTCCGCCGGCGGGCCCGGCATCGGTGCTGGTCTCATCGCCCTCGGCGCCGGCCTCGCCATCGGCCTCGCGGCCATCGCCGTGGCCATCGCCCAGGCCGCCATCGGCAGCGCCGGCGCCGGCCTGCTCGCCGAACGGCCCGAGGCCTTCGGTCAGATCCTGATCTACCTCGTCATCCCCGAGACGCTCATCATCTTCGGCTTCGTCATCGCCTTCTTCCTGAACAACCAGATCGGCGGGTAA
- a CDS encoding DNA primase, translated as MAADAKSQIKERLNIADVVGEVVALKPAGRGQLKGLCPFHSEKTPSFHVHVDRGYFYCFGCHAKGDVFDFVMRTQSLGFPDALRLLGARAGVEVTVGQGGEPHRRDLYDVNQLALDYFRSHLAGPPLDYLVGRGLTTATVTAFELGYAPAGWDGLLRHALAKGVREDDLLALGLVIESERGRRFDRFRDRVMFPIRDGLSRLVGFAGRVMDGSQPKYMNSPESELFRKGELLYALDRARADIRRSGEVIVVEGYMDVIALHQVGLANTVAALGATLTAEQGDALARLDVHAVKLAFDADEAGQRAVLAGLDQAVGRSFVVTAVSVPHGKDPAEAVLGGHLDEFRAALERGVSEVEFRFRRVAERHDVTTLTGQRAVLEELQGVLRPRAVFDPVAAEMRRLVIEHLAIDAARLDDWLAGHARRAPSPTEMRGMRSRRLELGQARRLELEVVALLLMEPRALAERLGRVLAGLPDQGADSLLVEFERRCRRLDFDADAVLAEYQGLDDGAVVLERLLRAEAEDDGRIDVEDQLVKAMSRLRELDLEEQKEEGRARLLARRAQLARDLEDGAADGAALADLYDELHEIQGVLTARDAERRLRVQGSFSKRRKRRG; from the coding sequence ATGGCCGCAGACGCCAAGTCGCAGATCAAGGAGCGCCTCAACATCGCCGACGTGGTCGGGGAGGTGGTGGCGCTCAAGCCGGCCGGTCGCGGTCAGCTCAAGGGCCTGTGCCCGTTCCACTCCGAGAAGACGCCGAGCTTCCACGTGCACGTCGACCGGGGCTACTTCTACTGCTTCGGTTGCCACGCCAAGGGCGACGTCTTCGACTTCGTGATGCGAACGCAGTCGCTCGGCTTCCCCGACGCCCTGCGGTTGCTGGGCGCCAGGGCCGGCGTCGAGGTGACGGTCGGCCAGGGGGGGGAGCCGCACCGGCGGGACCTCTACGACGTCAACCAGCTCGCCCTCGACTACTTCCGCTCACACCTCGCGGGTCCGCCACTCGACTACCTGGTGGGCCGCGGGCTGACGACCGCCACCGTGACGGCGTTCGAGCTCGGTTACGCCCCGGCGGGGTGGGACGGGCTGCTGCGCCACGCCCTCGCCAAGGGGGTGAGGGAGGACGACCTGCTCGCCCTCGGGCTCGTCATCGAGAGCGAGCGCGGGCGGCGCTTCGACCGCTTCAGGGACAGGGTGATGTTCCCCATCCGCGACGGCCTGTCGCGCCTTGTCGGTTTCGCCGGCCGGGTGATGGACGGTTCCCAGCCGAAGTACATGAACAGCCCGGAGTCTGAGCTGTTCCGCAAGGGGGAGCTCCTCTACGCACTGGACCGGGCGCGCGCCGACATCAGGCGCAGCGGCGAGGTCATCGTGGTCGAGGGGTACATGGACGTCATCGCCCTGCACCAGGTGGGACTCGCCAACACGGTGGCCGCCCTCGGCGCCACCCTCACCGCCGAGCAGGGGGACGCGCTGGCGCGGTTGGACGTGCACGCCGTGAAGCTGGCGTTCGACGCCGACGAGGCGGGGCAGAGGGCGGTGCTCGCCGGGCTCGACCAGGCCGTCGGGCGATCGTTCGTCGTGACGGCCGTGAGCGTTCCGCACGGCAAGGACCCGGCGGAAGCGGTGCTCGGAGGGCACCTCGACGAGTTCCGGGCCGCCCTCGAGCGGGGCGTTAGCGAGGTCGAGTTCCGGTTCCGGCGCGTGGCGGAGCGTCACGACGTGACCACGTTGACCGGGCAGCGGGCCGTGCTCGAGGAGCTCCAGGGGGTGTTGCGACCGCGCGCCGTCTTCGACCCGGTGGCGGCCGAGATGCGGCGGCTCGTGATCGAGCACCTCGCCATCGACGCCGCGCGCCTCGACGACTGGTTGGCGGGGCACGCGCGGCGCGCGCCGTCGCCCACCGAGATGCGGGGCATGAGAAGCCGCCGCCTCGAGCTGGGGCAGGCGCGGCGCCTGGAGCTCGAGGTGGTCGCCCTGCTCCTGATGGAGCCGCGCGCCCTCGCCGAGCGCCTCGGGCGCGTCCTCGCCGGACTGCCCGACCAGGGCGCCGACTCGCTGCTCGTGGAGTTCGAGCGGCGCTGCCGGCGGCTCGACTTCGATGCGGACGCCGTGCTGGCCGAGTACCAGGGGCTCGACGATGGGGCGGTGGTTCTCGAGCGGCTCCTCCGGGCCGAAGCGGAGGACGACGGCCGCATCGACGTCGAGGACCAGCTCGTCAAGGCCATGTCGCGCCTGCGAGAGCTCGACCTCGAGGAGCAGAAGGAGGAGGGCCGGGCGCGCCTGCTGGCGCGCCGCGCGCAGCTGGCGCGCGACCTGGAAGATGGCGCCGCCGACGGCGCGGCCCTCGCCGACCTCTACGACGAGCTCCACGAGATACAGGGAGTGCTGACGGCCCGCGACGCCGAGCGGCGCCTGCGGGTGCAGGGCTCGTTCTCGAAGCGGCGCAAGCGCCGGGGTTGA
- a CDS encoding adenine phosphoribosyltransferase (Catalyzes a salvage reaction resulting in the formation of AMP, that is energically less costly than de novo synthesis) has translation MQTHRVRVGDQERELKVVNVGAASVALLNLLGDTALTEAAAEELVKRLPHGVQTLVTPEVKAVPLAHAMSVRSGLPYVVARKTEKPYMVGAIKKSVVSITTGKPQLLVIDGADVEKLRGKRVAIVDDVVSTGGTLGGLVEILGEIGATVVATMVVFTEGDEREGVVALGHLPLFPAELGAHD, from the coding sequence ATGCAGACTCACCGGGTTCGCGTCGGGGACCAGGAACGCGAGCTGAAGGTCGTCAACGTGGGGGCGGCGTCGGTCGCGCTCCTCAACCTGCTCGGCGACACGGCCCTCACCGAGGCCGCCGCCGAGGAGCTCGTCAAGCGGCTGCCGCACGGCGTCCAGACGCTGGTGACGCCGGAGGTGAAGGCGGTCCCGCTGGCTCACGCCATGAGCGTCAGGAGCGGCCTGCCGTACGTGGTGGCGAGGAAGACGGAGAAGCCCTACATGGTGGGCGCCATCAAGAAGTCCGTCGTCTCCATCACCACGGGCAAGCCGCAGCTCCTGGTCATCGACGGCGCCGACGTCGAGAAGCTCCGCGGCAAGCGCGTGGCCATCGTGGACGACGTCGTCTCGACGGGCGGCACCCTGGGGGGGTTGGTCGAGATCCTCGGCGAGATCGGCGCCACCGTCGTGGCGACGATGGTCGTGTTCACCGAGGGCGACGAGCGCGAGGGGGTGGTGGCGCTGGGCCACCTGCCGCTGTTCCCGGCGGAGCTGGGCGCGCACGACTGA
- the ruvB gene encoding Holliday junction branch migration DNA helicase RuvB codes for MAEPPYRSAPPAARRRRERAGNRPRQAGGRWEPRAPPGAGRRGPRDTLEGVDEVRLRPASLAAYVGQARLKRKLEVYLEAARDRGEALDHVLLYGPPGLGKTTLAHIIAAELGVGIRVTSGPAIEKPGDLAAILTNSLEPGDVLFIDEIHRLGRVAEEHLYPAMEEFKIDIVLGQGPAARSIRLELPRFTLVGATTRPGLITGPLRSRFGIIEHLDFYSDAELATSVRRDARELGYHLSDEAALEIGRRSRGTMRIAKRLLRRVRDYAQVAGDDDIDLGRARHALDALDIDDAGLDRRDRAILAALVERFAGGPVGLDTLATAVSEDRATLEEVYEPFLIQRGLIMRTQRGRVATPATYRHLGLPVPQSGADQAQLFGAGAEGPG; via the coding sequence ATGGCCGAGCCACCTTACCGCAGCGCGCCACCGGCAGCGCGCCGTCGGCGCGAGCGCGCGGGCAACCGACCCCGCCAGGCGGGGGGCAGGTGGGAGCCGCGAGCGCCGCCGGGAGCGGGTCGCCGCGGGCCGCGTGATACGCTCGAGGGCGTGGATGAGGTACGGCTCAGGCCCGCTTCGTTGGCTGCCTACGTCGGCCAGGCGCGCCTGAAGCGCAAGCTGGAGGTGTACCTCGAGGCGGCGCGAGACCGCGGCGAGGCGCTCGATCACGTGTTGCTGTACGGCCCGCCGGGGCTCGGCAAGACGACCCTCGCGCACATCATCGCGGCGGAGCTAGGCGTCGGGATCCGCGTGACCTCCGGGCCCGCCATCGAGAAGCCCGGGGACCTGGCCGCGATCCTCACCAACTCCCTGGAACCCGGCGACGTGCTGTTCATCGACGAGATCCACCGGCTCGGCCGCGTGGCCGAGGAGCACCTCTACCCCGCCATGGAGGAGTTCAAGATCGACATCGTGTTGGGGCAAGGCCCCGCCGCGCGCTCCATCCGGCTCGAGCTCCCGCGCTTCACCCTCGTCGGCGCCACCACGCGGCCGGGCCTCATCACGGGTCCGCTGCGGAGCCGCTTCGGGATCATCGAGCACCTCGACTTCTACTCGGACGCCGAGCTGGCCACCTCGGTGCGGCGCGACGCGCGCGAGCTCGGGTATCACCTCTCGGACGAGGCGGCGCTCGAGATAGGCCGGCGCTCGCGGGGCACCATGCGCATCGCCAAGCGCCTGCTCAGGCGCGTCCGCGACTACGCACAGGTGGCCGGCGACGACGACATCGACCTGGGGAGGGCCCGTCACGCGCTCGACGCGCTCGACATCGACGACGCCGGCCTCGACCGGCGCGACCGCGCCATCCTCGCGGCGCTGGTCGAACGGTTCGCCGGCGGGCCGGTGGGGCTCGACACGCTCGCGACCGCCGTGTCGGAGGACCGCGCCACGCTGGAGGAGGTCTACGAACCGTTCCTGATCCAGCGCGGGCTGATCATGCGGACCCAGCGCGGCCGGGTCGCCACCCCGGCCACCTACCGGCACCTAGGGCTCCCGGTGCCTCAGTCCGGCGCCGACCAGGCGCAGCTCTTCGGCGCGGGCGCCGAGGGGCCGGGCTGA
- a CDS encoding DUF4388 domain-containing protein, whose product MISGTLKTFPLADVFQLAALSQKSGILTVERSGVRGRVYFAQGRVAYAHLSSTAHLGEVLMRLDLLTAVEVQEILADQSRENAGTLLGRMAVERGLLDEADLERAIEAQAFDVVTELLSWTDGAFEFTDVDPGASQVPPGHGIDAGMLMMRVAQGIEEFREFGAPPEAVFKRSGDPTLVTLPAGGWEVLGQVDGRRSARTLAAESDMPERRLLAVLGELEKLGVIERSPYPADEPLVLVVSASPALTRLITLALRRSGVRAAHVGTAGDVFAGINEHHPRALVLDDDGAAWEFVRDLRKSAAQGHLPVLVLVDKAPRGGLFRPLPKAEWLLKPFDELELQRQVANLVGAPKAH is encoded by the coding sequence GTGATCTCGGGCACGCTCAAGACGTTCCCACTCGCCGACGTCTTCCAACTCGCGGCGCTCAGCCAGAAGTCGGGCATCCTGACGGTCGAGCGGAGCGGCGTGCGCGGTCGCGTCTACTTCGCCCAGGGTCGGGTCGCCTACGCCCACCTGTCGTCGACGGCGCACCTTGGCGAGGTGCTGATGCGCCTCGACCTGCTGACGGCCGTCGAGGTGCAGGAGATCCTCGCCGACCAGTCGCGCGAGAACGCCGGCACCCTGCTCGGGCGGATGGCGGTGGAGCGGGGCCTGCTCGACGAGGCCGACCTCGAGCGCGCCATCGAGGCGCAAGCGTTCGACGTGGTCACCGAACTGTTGAGCTGGACGGACGGCGCCTTCGAGTTCACCGACGTCGATCCAGGTGCGTCGCAGGTCCCGCCCGGTCACGGCATCGACGCGGGCATGCTCATGATGCGCGTCGCGCAAGGCATCGAGGAGTTCAGGGAGTTCGGCGCGCCGCCCGAGGCCGTGTTCAAACGCTCGGGCGACCCCACCCTGGTGACCTTGCCTGCCGGCGGCTGGGAGGTGCTTGGCCAGGTCGACGGTCGGCGGTCCGCCCGCACGCTGGCGGCGGAGTCCGACATGCCCGAACGGCGCCTCCTGGCCGTCCTGGGGGAGCTCGAGAAGCTCGGGGTGATCGAGCGCTCGCCCTACCCGGCCGATGAGCCGCTCGTGCTGGTCGTGTCGGCCAGCCCGGCCTTGACCCGACTGATCACGCTCGCGTTGCGGCGCAGCGGCGTCCGCGCCGCTCACGTGGGGACCGCCGGCGACGTGTTCGCCGGCATCAACGAGCACCACCCCCGTGCGCTCGTGCTGGACGACGACGGCGCCGCGTGGGAGTTCGTCCGCGACCTGCGCAAGAGCGCCGCCCAGGGGCACCTGCCCGTGCTCGTCCTCGTCGACAAGGCGCCGCGCGGGGGGCTCTTCCGGCCGCTCCCGAAGGCCGAGTGGCTGCTGAAGCCGTTCGACGAGCTCGAGTTGCAGCGCCAGGTCGCCAACCTCGTGGGCGCGCCGAAGGCGCACTGA
- a CDS encoding ABC transporter substrate-binding protein, with amino-acid sequence MLVLAGAVAGAQTVVTVAAGAVGQELELTRAAAERYMKLHPDVTVNVLETPDLSDNRLGLYLQMFEAKSSDVDVFQIDVIWPGDLAEHFVDLYDYGARDVAKEHFPAIIENNTVDGRLIGIPWFTDAGLLYYRTDLLEKYGFSGPPTTWAELTDMAKTIQDGERAAGNPDFWGFVWQGNSYEGLTCDALEWVASYGGGSIVSPDGTITINNDKAIAAIDEAASWVGTISPNGVTSFGEEEARNMWQAGNAAFMRNWPYAYSLGNADDSVIKGKFDVNPLPAGPGGKPAATLGGWQLAVSKYSKNPAAAADVALFLASYDEQKIRAVEGSLNPTIMALYQDPDVLAAVPFFGSLYDVFTNAVARPSTATAPDYAAVSRAFYSAVHSVLTGQATAADAVAEIEADVEDITGFPTGQP; translated from the coding sequence ATGCTGGTCCTGGCGGGCGCCGTGGCCGGCGCCCAGACCGTCGTGACGGTCGCGGCAGGCGCCGTCGGCCAGGAGCTGGAGCTGACGCGCGCCGCCGCCGAGCGGTACATGAAGCTCCACCCCGACGTGACCGTCAACGTCCTCGAGACGCCCGACCTCAGCGACAACCGCCTCGGTCTCTACCTGCAGATGTTCGAAGCCAAGTCCTCCGACGTCGACGTCTTCCAGATCGACGTCATCTGGCCGGGCGACCTGGCCGAGCACTTCGTCGACCTCTACGACTACGGTGCCCGCGATGTCGCCAAGGAGCACTTCCCGGCCATCATCGAGAACAACACGGTCGACGGCCGCCTCATAGGCATCCCGTGGTTCACCGACGCCGGCCTCCTCTACTACCGCACCGACCTGCTCGAGAAGTACGGCTTCAGCGGCCCGCCAACCACCTGGGCCGAGCTGACGGACATGGCGAAGACCATCCAGGACGGCGAGCGCGCCGCCGGTAACCCGGACTTCTGGGGCTTCGTCTGGCAAGGCAACAGCTACGAGGGGCTGACCTGCGACGCGCTCGAGTGGGTGGCGTCGTACGGTGGCGGCTCCATCGTCAGCCCGGACGGCACCATCACCATCAACAACGACAAGGCCATCGCCGCCATCGACGAGGCCGCATCCTGGGTGGGCACCATCTCCCCCAACGGCGTGACCAGCTTCGGGGAGGAAGAGGCCCGCAACATGTGGCAGGCCGGCAACGCGGCCTTCATGCGCAACTGGCCCTACGCCTACAGCCTCGGCAACGCGGACGACAGCGTGATCAAGGGCAAGTTCGACGTCAACCCGCTGCCCGCCGGCCCGGGCGGCAAGCCCGCCGCGACGCTCGGTGGCTGGCAGCTCGCCGTCTCCAAGTACAGCAAGAACCCGGCGGCGGCGGCGGACGTGGCGCTGTTCCTCGCTTCGTACGACGAGCAGAAGATCCGCGCCGTCGAGGGCTCCCTCAACCCAACCATCATGGCCCTCTACCAGGATCCCGACGTCCTGGCGGCAGTACCCTTCTTCGGCTCGCTCTACGACGTGTTCACCAACGCCGTGGCGCGACCCTCCACCGCCACGGCGCCGGACTACGCCGCCGTGTCGCGCGCCTTCTACTCGGCCGTCCATAGCGTGTTGACGGGCCAGGCCACCGCGGCGGACGCGGTCGCCGAGATCGAGGCGGACGTCGAAGACATCACGGGCTTCCCGACCGGCCAACCGTGA